ctggagctagcataccttttagcatccttaggatcgacaaaaccgttttgattgtatcacatacaacctttccttacgaaaacaggtaaggaaacttgttttgacatccatctgccagatttcataaatgcagctaatgctaacatgattccgacggacttaagcatcgctacgtatgggaaaatctcatcgtagtcaactccttgaacttgtggaaatactctttgccacaagtcgagcttcatagacggtaacattaccgtccacgtccgtcttcttcttaaagatccatttatctcagatttcatggcttctaaccatttgtcgaaatatgggcccaccatcgcttctccatagctcgtaggttcagtattgtccaacaacatgatatctcagacaggatcacgtaccactctgaagtagcacgcatcctcgtcgtcctacgaggtttggtagtgacttgatccgaagtttcatgatcactatcataagcttccacttcaattggtgtaggtgacacaggaacaacttcctgtgccctgctacacactagttgaagtgacggttcaataaccttatcaagtctccaccatcctcccactcaattctttcgagagaaacttttcctcgagaaaggactcgtttctagaagcaattacttttgcttccagatctgaaataggaggtatacccaactgttttgggtattctatgaagacgcatttatccgctttgggttcgagcttatcagcctgaaactttttcacataagcatcgcagccccaaacttttaagaaacgacaacttaggtttcactaaacggtgtcgtctcaacggaattgcgtggtgccccttttaaagtgaatgcagttgtctctaatgcctaacccataaacgatattggtaatttgataagaaacatcatggtatgcaccatatccaatagggtgcagttatgatgttcgcacacaccatcacactatggtgttccaggcggtattaattgtgaaacactttccacaatgtcttaattgtgtgccaaactcgtaactcagatactcatctttATGAttatatcacagacattttatcctcttgtcacgacgatcttcaacttcactctgaaattacttgaacctttcaataattcagacttgtgtttcatcaagtaaatacactcagcatctactcaaatcatctgtgaagtaagaacataacgatatccacggcatgcctcagcactcattggactgcatacatcaaaatgtattacttccaataagttgctctcttgttccatcttactgaaaacgaggactttcagtcatcttgcccatgtggtatgatttgcatgtctcaagtgattcaaaatcaagtgagtccaaacgatccatctgcatggagtttcttcatgcatatataccaatagacatggttcgcatgtctcaatcttttcaaaaacgagtgagtccaaagatccatctacatggagcttcttcatgcgttctataccaatatgactcaaatggcagtgccacaagtatgtggaactatcattactattttatatcttttggcacgaacatgtgtatcactacgatcgagattcattttaggtgcaagaccattgaaggtattattcaaataaacagagcaaccattattctccttaaatgaataaccgtatttcgataaacataatccaatcatgctcaacgcaaacaccaaatctcgatggtagagggagcatgcgatgcttgattacatcaaccttggaaacacttccaacacatatcgtcatctcacctttagctagtctctgtttattccgcagcttttatttcgagttactaacacttagcaaccgaaccggtatctaataccctggtgctgctaggagtactagtaaagtacacattcatataatgtatatccaatatacttctgtcgaccttgcctgccttctcatctaccaagtatctagggtagtactgcttcagtgaccgttcccctcattacagaagcacttagtctcgggtttgggttcaaccttgggattcttcactagagcagcaaacgatttgttgtttcatgaagtgtccctttttgcccttgcccttctagaaactagtggttttactaaccatcaacaattgatgctccttcttgatttctactttcgcggtgtcaaacatcgcgaatagctcaaggatcatcataactatccctgatatgttatagttcatcacgaagctctactagcttggtggcagtgactatggagaaccatcactatctcatctgggagattaactcccactcgattcaagcgattgtggtactcagacaatctgagcacatgctcaacgattgagcttttctcccttagtcttcaggcttaagaaacttgtcagaggtctcatacctcttgacgtgggcactaatctgaaatcccaatttcagtcttcggaacatctcacatgttctgcgatgtttcaaaaaccgtctttggtgccacaattctaaaccgttagcattacgcactgaactatcacgtagtcatcaaaacgtgtatgtcagatgtttcgcaacatctacagacgacgctgaggttcagcacaccgagcggtgcattaaggacataagccttctgtgcagcaatgaggacaatcctcagtttacggacccagtccgcataattgctactaccaactttaaactaaattttctctaggaacatatcttaaacagtagaactaaagcgtatgacataatttgcaaagaccttttgactatgttcatgataatgaagttcatctgattattgaactcccactcagatagacatccctctagtcatctaagtgatacatgatccgagtcaaactaggccgtgtccgatcatcacgtgagacggactagtcatcatcggtgaacatctccatgttgatcgtatctactatacgactcatgttcgacctttcggtctcttgtgttccgaggccatgtctgtacatgctaggctcgtcaagtcaacctaagtgtttcgcatgtgttccgaggccatgtctgtacatgctaggctcgtcaacacccgttgtattcgaacattagaatctatcacacccgatcatcacgtggtgctttgaaacaacgaaccttcgcaacggtgcacagttagggggaacacgtctcttgaaattttagtaagggatcatcttatttatgctgccgtcgttctaagcaaataagatgcataacatgataaacatcacatgcaatcaaatagtgacatgatatggccaatatcattttgctcctttgatctccatcttcggggcaccatgatcatctttgtcaccggcatgacaccatgatctccatcatcatgatctccatcattgtgtcttcatgaagttgtcacgccaacgattacttctacttctatggctaacgcgcttagcaataaagtaaagtaatttacatggcgttattcaatgacacgcaggtcatacaaaaataaagacaactcctatggctcctgccggttgtcatactcatcaacatgcaagtcgtgattcctattacaagaatatgatcaatctcatacatcacatatatcattcatcacatcttctggccatatcacatcacatagcacatgctgcaaaaacaagttagacgtcctctaattgttgttgcaagtttttacgtggcttgtataggtttctagcaagaacgtttcttacctatgtaaaaccacaacgtgatatgccaatttctatttacccttcataaggacccttttcatcgaatccgttccgactaaagtgggagagacagacacccgctagccaccttatgcaactagtgcatgtcagtcggtggaacctgtctcacgtaagcgtacgtgtaaggtcggtccgggccacttcatcccacaatgccgccgaaacaagataagactagtagcggcaagaagaattggcaaaatcgacgcccacaactactttgtgttctactcgtgcatagatactacgcatagacctagctcatgatgccactgttggagaacgtagcagaaattcaaaattttctacgcatcaccaagatcaatctatggagtaatctagcaacgaggggaaggggagtgcatctacatacccttgtagatcgcgatgcggaagcgttgcaagaacgcggatgaaggagtcgtactcatagcgattcagaccgcggttgattccgatctaagcgccgaaccacggcgcctccgcgttcaacacacgtgcagcccggtgacgtctcccacgccttgatccagcaaggtgagagggagaggttggggaagactccgtccagcagcagcacgacggcgtggtggtgatggaggagcgtggcaatcccgcaggggcttcgccaagcaccgcgggagaggaggaggagggagaggggtagggctgcgccgaaagagagacgttctcatgtctcttgggcagcccaaacctcaactatatatagggggggagggggctgcgccccccttagggtttccacccccaagaggaggcggccagccctagatcccatccaaggggggcggccaaggggaggagagggggggcgccactagggtgggccttaaggcccatctggacctagggtttgccccctcccactctcccatgcgccttgggccttggtgggggggcgcaccagcccacctggggctggtcccctcccacacttggcccacgcagccttctggggctggtggccccacttggtggacccccgggaccctctcggtggtcccggtacattaccgatttcacccgaaacttttccggtgaccaaaacaggacttcccatatataaatctttacctccggaccattccggaactcctcgtgacgtccgggatctcatccgggactccgaacaacattcggtaaccacgtacatactttccctataaccctagcatcatcgaaccttaagtgtgcagaccctacgggttcgggaaccatgcagacatgaccgagacgttctccggtcaataaccaacagcgggatctggatacccatgttggctcccacatgttccacgatgatctcatcggatgaaccacgatgtcggggattcaatcaatcccgtatacaattccctttgtctatcggtatgttacttgcccgagattcgatcgtcggtatcccgataccttgttcaatctcgttaccggcaagtctctttactcattccgtaactcacatcatcccgtgatcaactccttggtcacattgtgcacattatgatgatgtcctaccgagtaggcccagagatacctctccgtttacacggagtgacaaatcccagtctcgattcgtgccaacccaacagacactttcggagatacctgtagtgcaccttcatagccacccagttacgttgtgacgtttggtacacccaaagcattcctacggtatccgggagttgcacaatctcatggtctaaggaaatgatacttgacattagaaaagctctgagaaaacgaactacacgatcttgtgctaggcttaggattgggtcttgtccatcacatcattctcctaatgatgtgatcccgttatcaacgacatccaatgtccatggtcaggaaaccgtaaccatctattgatcaacgagctagtcaactagaggcttactagggacatggtgttgtctatgtatccacacatgtatctgagtttcctatcaatacaattctagcatggataataaacgattatcatgaacaaggaaatataataataaccaatttattattgcctctagggcatatttccaacaagatcTTCCTAGGTTATGGTGTTCTCGTCAAGGAATATGATGGGTTCGAGGAGACGGATGTGTGAGGGCATTACAAAGATGGACACCCATGTGAGAATCATGGGCTCATTGATAGAGCAATGGGAGAATTGACGGGGAAAAAGTGGGAGGATTTGTAAAGAATGATCGAGGAAAATTTGTCATACATGATTTGAGGCTTAGGGTAGTGCTTTATCTGTTTTAGGCCTTTAATCAGTTACCGTTCAAATGGGTAAGTCTCACAAAATATACCAAGTGATGTATGCAAAAATGTTGAAGGTATATGTATTTTTTTGGAATAAATGGTCATGATATGCTTTTTGAAGGAGCGAGACTAAAATTGAAGGGATTGGATGTCGCTAAAGGCGATTTTAGCTAGCATGACTGCTTTCCCACTTACTCATGTCCTACATCATAACACTTTCTTTTCTCCCTAGCAGAAAAAGGAGAAGCGGCTTAAAACTAACTGGATCCATCTAAAAAGAAACAGTGTGATTAGGATATAGTAAAATTACAGTGAATTAGGAGACCTGTAAGCCACGCGTGAGTTGTCTTTGTCAAAGAAAAGGGTAGGCATACACGTATATGACACTCTTTGAGCCATGTCATGGGAAGACCTCTAGCACTCACCACACATTCCTCCATGATACATAAGGAAACTAATACAATTATCATTTAACACCCCAATAATTTTAGTTTTTGTCGAATGGTCAGGTAGATCCAACGACTCACATTGCTTAGGGTTCCCTATAAATTTCTTCAAACCTGACTCACCACCATACAGAAAACCTAGCGTTCCCAACTTTGCACACACTAGCGTTCCCAACTTTGCACAcacgccgcctcctcctcctcactgGCTCTTCACCAAGCCTTTTTCTCACAAACTCCCTTCTCCTCACAAGCCCCCTGTCGTTGTCATACCAGGCGCATCGGCCAGGAAAGGGAGCTACCCATGTCCACGCCTACTACCGTCCCCCGATTTTCCCCAGATCTGATGAACATAGGGGAGATTCACCGATGAGCAAGGTCCAGATCTAGCAAGGATGAGCCATATCCCTGCCCAAAGATGGACCTTCCTCAGCACCGAATCTCAGCCATGTCCTCGATCGACCACACAGTCAAGGCGGCGGACACCACCTCCCTATTATTTCCCAGATCTGATGGCCATAGGGCAGATTCATCGGTGAGCAAGGTCCAAATCTGGCGTGGATGAGCCATATCCCTACCCAATATAGACCTTCCTCACCAGTGAATCTCAACCATGCCCTCAATCGGCCACATAGTCAAGGCGGCGACACCACCTCCCCATTATTTCCCAGATCTGATGGCCATACGGGAGATGCACCGGTGAGTAAGGTCCAGATCTGTCAAGAATGAGGCATCTGCCCGACCCAACTTTGGATAACGTCAAGTAAGGACATCGAGCGTGGTTCATCATCCAGGCGGAACGGCGTGGGCGTTGCCAAGGAGGCCCAACTTTGGATAACATATTGTAGCTTCATTCGGGACATCAGCCTCGGGCTCAAGCTGTAAGCACCTCTTCTCCCCCACACCAATTTCACTCTTAGTAGCTTGATCTGTGCCCTAGATTTCAGAAATTCGGGGGAGCAAATTGCATTTTCTTGGTTTCGAGTGTGCCCTTACAAAAATTGTAATCTTTTCCTGTTGTTGTCGTTGCAGGATCCAGATCAGAAGCATGGCGAGAATAGTGCTCTGCCACCGCTTCTACCTCCACCAGTCCCACGCCAGGAACGGAGTGGCAGGTATCCCCTGTTTATTGTCCAGACAATTAAGGCGACACACCACATCCCCGCCATTTCCCAGATCTGATGGCCATGGGGGAAGATTCACCAGTGAGCAAGGTCCATATCTGGCAAAGATGAGCCACATCTCTACCCAAATATGGACCTTCCTCACCACAAATATCACATGTGCCCTCAATCGGCCACACAATCAAGGCCGCGGCACCACCTCCCCACCCTCTCCTCTTCTCCATAAGCTTGGGGGTGGGGAGCATCGACGAATATGAAATTCGTGTATGTCGCTTCGTAATCAATCACAAGGCACGTCAACCGTTGGTTCGAGGGCTGGGGGTGCGCAAATCGAGGAGGTAAAGAAGAAACGGAACGAGGGGCAGTAGCACGGTTCACGTGGGCGGGTTTCGTCGCGGACAGGCCCATGACGAGCGGGGCTTACCTGGAGAGCCGCGACTTTTTGAGTCGGTCCCGCGTCACAGTCTCTGTCACTTCGTAATCAGTCGCGATGTGCGTTGGACGGCGGTTGTGGTTTTGGGGGTTTGGGGTTTAATACGTGGAAGGGGAGGGGATAGATGGACGGGGCGAGAGGTCTTGGCGACCGCGGGCTGGATATAGATTGGAACACGAGATGTGATGGGCCGATTGTGATTTACTGATTTACTATCGATTGAGGAAGCCCTTATTCTTTCTTCCCTAAAAAAAATTAAGTCCCATTCCTCCGAAAAGAACTCAGGAAACACGAGACCCACTCAACAACAAGAAGAACCGCACGATCCTGCTAAAGAAGATCGCGCGCTTCGAATTCTCTAGCAAGATCATGCAATTCCATCTTGTTGCTTAGTAAAAAAAACTCGTGTTTTCTGATTTGTTTTAGAGGAGTGAGAACTGAATTTCTTTTAAAAGAGGGAGAATAGTAATTTTTTTTTCAGGGCTAAAGGAGGAAATTTCTTCCTCAAACAGAAGGAAACGCAGCCGGCCCATCACATCACATCTCATGTTCCCATCTATATCGAGCCCGCCGTCTCCGGACAGGAGCCCCTCTCCCCCGTCCATCGCATCGCGCCCCGTCCCACCCGCCCACGTTTTAAACCCCGCCCAAACCCCCAGGGCCAGAACCAACGGCTGACGTGCCTCGCGATCTGATCACGAGGAGCCAGAGCCCCTGACGCGGAACCGACTCAAAAAAGTCGCGGTGCTCCGGCTGGACCCCACGCAACATCGGCTTGGCCGCGACGAAACCTGCCGAGCGCCCACGCGAGCCCCGCGTCGCGTCCCGTTCCGTTTCCTTTACCTCCTCGATCCCCACACCCACCCTCCCCCGACCCGCACCAGACCCGCGCCCGCGTCCCCCCTGCTCCGCGCCGCCACGCCCCAAGTCGCCGCCCCGAGTCCACCCCCGGTCTCCCcgtcccctcctcctcctcgcggcCCGCGGTTCGGCCGGGCGGCCGGCCATGGCGGAGGGGGGCGAGCGTGGGCGGTCCTGGTACCTCAGCAAGGAGGAGATCGAGGAAGGGTCGCCGTCCAGGAAGGACGGCATGCCTGCCGCCAGGGAGGCCCAGCTCCGGTCGGTCTACTCCAGCTACATCCGCGACGTCGGCCGCAGGCTCGGGGTGTAAGCGCCCTcctcaccccctccccctcctccgttTCCTCCGGCCCGCGGCCGAATTTCGCTCGGGGTCGCCCGATCCGTGCCCTAGGTCTCGCGAATCCGCGGCCGCGGGCTGCGTTCGCTCGGCCCCGGGTCTGGCCCCCGACGAAATCCGCAGTCTTTTGACGCTGCTGTTGTTTGTTTGTTGCTGCAGGCCCGACATCACAATCGCGACGGGCACCGTGCTGTGCCACCGCTTCTATCTCCACCAGTCCCTGGTCAAGAACGAGTGGCAGGTACCCCCTGTTCATGGGACCAAACAATGGCAAATTGTTTCTGCACACACGATCTTGAATTTCATGACTGACTAACCAGTTTGGCGCGCGCCGTGTGTGTCGAATTCATGTGCGAAATTGAGCAATTGTTCTCCTAACACAAGCTTTTGGGCTCCGTCAGGGTCTGTCCATGCTCCTGGGGGTAAAATGTCAACACTTGTCATTTTTACTGTCACTGTGTCTGAACTAACATTTTCTCTTACCTTTGTAGCACTGTGTGTGGACTGACTGTTTCTCTTACCTGCGTAGCAACTGTGTCCAAACTAACGGTTTCTCTTACCTGTGTAGGATTGTGAACTCTTACCCGCGTAGCAAGTCCGTCCAAACTAACGGTTTCTATTACCTGTGTAGGATCTTGAAAATGTTGTCGTTTTCTGTTTAGTAGACATTTTGGGGTAGTCGAGGGTTGTGTAACGTGTCTGTGTGTTTTCAGCGCACCTAGCCTGGTCACGGCAGACAAAATTGTAACATGGGTTTTGGATCAAAGGTAGAGTTGAGATGTTTCACGCTGGGTCCTTTAAGTAAGGGGTCTTGAAGCGAGGTATGATAGCTTTATGTAATTTTATCGGGAGCACCTAAAATTGCACGGACGAAAGGTGTGGTTCTGGTTCTGTTGGAGCAACTTTACAAACTTGAAGAGGCACTTTCTAATAATACTCTAGACAGTAAGTACTAATTTTTTTTCCGCTGCTATTTACTTTCCTCCCAGTAATATCAAGTCCTGTTCTTCTTGCTGCTGTGGGTTGTCTTCCTGAAAAAGGAATTTTGTTCAAAGCTGAGTGGCCTATATATAATGCAGCAACACAACTTCATACCATTTTGTAATTATGCACTTGCCATTTAAAAGGTTAGCTACTAACTCTTCCGTCCTTCCAGACTGTTGCAACTGCTTGCATCTTTCTTGCTTCGAAGATTGAAGACACTCCTTGCCAATTAGGACGTGTCGTTACTGTGGCACATGAAACAATGTATAAGAGAAAACCTGATGCTGCTCGCAGAATCAAACAGAAGGTACCGCGAACTTCTTGCTTTGTACTACTATTGCTGGCAGCTGTCCTGTTTCTTGTGATGTTTCTGTTCTATATTGCTCAACTTTTTTGAACTAAAAATAGGAGGTCCTTGAGAAGCGGAAGGACCTAATTTTGATGGGGGAGGCACTATTGCTTTCAACCATCAGGTTTGATTTCAATATACAGCATCCTTACGAGCCACTAAATCTCGCTCTCAAGAATCTGGGGATCTCCCAGAAGGAAGTGAAACAAGCTGCAATAAATCTCATAAATGATACGTAAGTTATCTGGGGTTACCCTGTCATATGTTTCTCCACAATTTGGCAACCTTGTTATTCCTGACCCGGTCATCCAACTGTACAGGCTTCGGACTGCATTGGTAGTGCAATTTAAACCACACTACATAGCTGCTGGAGCTCTCCATCTTGCCTCCAAGTTTCATGATGTTACACTCCCTTTTGAACAAGGAAAAGTATGGTGGCATCAATTCGATGTTGCTCCAAAGCAGTTGCAAGGTACAGTGCTTGTATGACGAATTCATTCAGTTAGTTTTCTTCTGCATCCATCGAGACAGTCATTTACCTTTCAGTATCATCAATtttccttctcatctgatggctAGTTATATTTGCAGCTGCTATCCAGCAAATGAAACAGGTCTTTAATGAAAGAAACCAACGCCCCACGGGTCCTGCTATCGGGCCCATTCCAGCTCCAGCTCCGGTGGAGAAACAGCAGGCAGTAAGATTCCCGAAGCCAGCTCTGGTGGCAAAACAGCAGACACTAAGCTTGCCAAAGCCAGCTCCGGTGGCAAAAAGCTTACTGAAGCCAGCTCCAGTGGAGGAACAGCAGGCTGTAAGCTTCCCGAAGCCAGCTCCAGTGGCAAAACAGCAGACAGTAAGCTCCCAGAAGCCTGCTCCGGTGGAGGAACATCAGACGGTAAGCTCCCCAAAGCCTGCTCCATTGGAGGAACAGCAGACAGTAAGCTCCCTGAAGCCAGCTCTGGTGGAGGAACAGCAGACAGTAAGCTTCCCGAAGCCTGCTGCGGTGGAGGAACAGCAGTCAGTAAGCTTCCCGAAGCCTGCTCCGGTGGAGAAACAGCAGACTGTAAGATCCCCGAAGCCTGCTCCGATGAAGAAAGAGCAGACAGTAAGCTCCCTGAAGTCTGCTTTGGTGAAGAAAGAACAGACAGTAAGCTCCCTGAAGCCTGCTTTGGTGAAGAAAGAGCAGACAGCAAGCTTCCTGAAGCCTGCTCCGGCGGAGAACCAGCAGACAGCAAGCTCCCCGAAGCCTGCTCCGGTGGAGAAAGAGCAGACAGTAAGCTCCCCGAAGCCTGCTCCGGTGGAGAAAGAGCAGACAGTAAGCTCCCTGAAGCCTGCTTTGGTGAAGAAAGAACAGACAGTAAGCTC
The sequence above is a segment of the Aegilops tauschii subsp. strangulata cultivar AL8/78 chromosome 6, Aet v6.0, whole genome shotgun sequence genome. Coding sequences within it:
- the LOC109760578 gene encoding uncharacterized protein isoform X1 — protein: MAEGGERGRSWYLSKEEIEEGSPSRKDGMPAAREAQLRSVYSSYIRDVGRRLGVPDITIATGTVLCHRFYLHQSLVKNEWQTVATACIFLASKIEDTPCQLGRVVTVAHETMYKRKPDAARRIKQKEVLEKRKDLILMGEALLLSTIRFDFNIQHPYEPLNLALKNLGISQKEVKQAAINLINDTLRTALVVQFKPHYIAAGALHLASKFHDVTLPFEQGKVWWHQFDVAPKQLQAAIQQMKQVFNERNQRPTGPAIGPIPAPAPVEKQQAVRFPKPALVAKQQTLSLPKPAPVAKSLLKPAPVEEQQAVSFPKPAPVAKQQTVSSQKPAPVEEHQTVSSPKPAPLEEQQTVSSLKPALVEEQQTVSFPKPAAVEEQQSVSFPKPAPVEKQQTVRSPKPAPMKKEQTVSSLKSALVKKEQTVSSLKPALVKKEQTASFLKPAPAENQQTASSPKPAPVEKEQTVSSPKPAPVEKEQTVSSLKPALVKKEQTVSSLKPALVKKEQTASSLKPAPAENQQTASSPKPAPVEKEQTVSSLKPAFVKKEQTANSPKPAAEKQQTASSPKPAPAEKQQTVSSPKPAPVEKQQIISFPKPVLKYRYSRRGLRNTTAPTVTPTPTLVKKQQKISTPDGPVSHAFSPRGVLNGPTSAPTITPNPMKKQQALSTLDSVLRQAHASVGGVKRTRSPAQDKTLVKKQKIISASNSVVRHARPSVVVVRPTGSPARARTPVKKSQIISAQDSVPRHTHPSVGGERRLSTAPAPAPASALARKQPTISTPDSVLRHTDPSRNEDSKPLRMHVDHSLSRTAKDGRLEKPSFQAALNPDHGHHVGSGPKDVNMTRVPNLVGQKRRIQEAAVQPPAPGDRCAGDASRRPQLPSLIVAPPSWKKQKIDV
- the LOC109760578 gene encoding uncharacterized protein isoform X3 encodes the protein MAEGGERGRSWYLSKEEIEEGSPSRKDGMPAAREAQLRSVYSSYIRDVGRRLGVPDITIATGTVLCHRFYLHQSLVKNEWQTVATACIFLASKIEDTPCQLGRVVTVAHETMYKRKPDAARRIKQKEVLEKRKDLILMGEALLLSTIRFDFNIQHPYEPLNLALKNLGISQKEVKQAAINLINDTLRTALVVQFKPHYIAAGALHLASKFHDVTLPFEQGKVWWHQFDVAPKQLQAAIQQMKQVFNERNQRPTGPAIGPIPAPAPVEKQQAVRFPKPALVAKQQTLSLPKPAPVAKSLLKPAPVEEQQAVSFPKPAPVAKQQTVSSQKPAPVEEHQTVSSPKPAPLEEQQTVSSLKPALVEEQQTVSFPKPAAVEEQQSVSFPKPAPVEKQQTVRSPKPAPMKKEQTVSSLKSALVKKEQTVSSLKPALVKKEQTASFLKPAPAENQQTASSPKPAPVEKEQTVSSPKPAPVEKEQTVSSLKPALVKKEQTVSSLKPALVKKEQTASSLKPAPAENQQTASSPKPAPVEKEQTVSSLKPAFRRNSRQQAPRSLLRRRNSRQ